The following are from one region of the Siniperca chuatsi isolate FFG_IHB_CAS linkage group LG21, ASM2008510v1, whole genome shotgun sequence genome:
- the LOC122868875 gene encoding neurexophilin-1: MMRPNRGFILLLLNGTACLVALGQEDDSSSPKSSSDDSSKTVGLMSGQAPLSPLSRWMLHSKSRAANATSLELPYRSPVPFSKQEFSKQEFWEMLGSDLLKPDASSSRVKRRPIVKTGKFKKMFGWGDFYSNIKTVRLNLLITGKIVDHGNGTFSVYFRHNSTGQGNISVSLVPPVKAVEFDLERQSVVYPKDSKIFNCRVDYEKVDRSKRTSLCNYDPSKTCFQEQIQSHVSWICSKPFKVICIYISFYSTDYRLVQKVCPDYNYHNEMPYLPSG; this comes from the exons ATGATGCGTCCCAACCGCGGCTTCATCTTACTCCTCCTCAACGGAACCGCTTGTTTG GTGGCTCTGGGTCAAGAAGACGACTCCTCCAGCCCCAAGAGCTCTTCAGATGACTCCTCCAAGACGGTGGGCCTCATGAGCGGGCAGGCTCCCCTCTCGCCCCTGAGCCGCTGGATGCTTCACAGTAAGAGCAGAGCTGCTAATGCAACCTCCCTGGAGCTGCCCTACCGTTCCCCTGTCCCTTTCTCCAAGCAGGAGTTTTCTAAACAGGAGTTCTGGGAGATGTTGGGCAGCGACCTGCTCAAACCTGATGCCTCCAGCTCCAGAGTCAAACGACGGCCCATCGTTAAGACCGGAAAGTTCAAGAAGATGTTTGGCTGGGGAGACTTCTATTCCAATATCAAGACGGTTAGGCTTAacctgctgatcaccggcaagATTGTGGACCACGGTAACGGCACGTTTAGCGTCTACTTCCGCCACAACTCCACAGGCCAGGGCAACATCTCAGTCAGCCTGGTGCCACCTGTCAAGGCGGTTGAGTTTGACCTGGAGCGCCAGAGCGTGGTCTACCCCAAGGACTCAAAGATCTTCAACTGCCGCGTAGACTATGAGAAGGTGGATCGCAGCAAGCGCACATCGCTGTGCAACTATGACCCCTCCAAGACCTGCTTCCAGGAGCAGATTCAAAGCCACGTGTCCTGGATTTGCTCCAAGCCTTTCAAGGTCATCTGTATCTACATCTCCTTCTACAGTACGGACTACCGCCTGGTCCAGAAGGTTTGCCCGGACTACAACTACCATAACGAGATGCCCTACCTGCCCTCGGGCTAG